In Methanothrix sp., a genomic segment contains:
- a CDS encoding glycosyltransferase family 4 protein — MKAINFSSSESATRLLRAMMDCDLAVIWFAGGHAAATVLLAKLLGKKSIIVVGGFDVACIPEINYGRFTQSWTRRLLTKLALHHADRVLVVDPSLKDDAIKNAGVNGHNIEYLPTGFNSLEFHPQGEKEPQVLTVAMGESWERVQIKGIDVFVESAKHLPQICFRVVGIDGEALLRLKEMAPENVQFTGHISQDELIRSYQRAMIYCQLSMREGLPNALCEAMLCECIPVGTDRNGIPTAIGDTGFIVPYGEPVAAAEAIRKALQDRGDRGSRARERIVELFPEKRREDGLIRTMNELIKAGPDGGH; from the coding sequence GTGAAAGCGATCAACTTCTCTTCATCTGAATCCGCCACAAGGCTGTTGAGGGCGATGATGGACTGTGACCTGGCCGTGATATGGTTTGCCGGAGGGCATGCAGCGGCAACAGTCCTCCTCGCAAAGCTCCTGGGAAAAAAGAGCATAATCGTTGTCGGCGGCTTTGATGTCGCCTGTATCCCTGAGATAAACTACGGCCGATTCACTCAGAGCTGGACAAGGAGGCTGTTGACCAAGCTTGCCCTGCATCATGCTGACAGGGTGCTGGTGGTTGATCCTTCTTTAAAGGATGATGCTATAAAAAATGCCGGGGTCAATGGGCATAATATAGAATATCTTCCTACAGGATTCAACAGCCTTGAGTTCCATCCCCAGGGAGAGAAGGAACCTCAGGTGCTGACAGTTGCCATGGGCGAGAGCTGGGAGAGAGTTCAGATCAAAGGCATTGATGTCTTTGTAGAATCGGCAAAACACCTGCCCCAGATCTGCTTCAGGGTGGTAGGCATCGATGGGGAGGCATTATTGAGGCTCAAGGAGATGGCCCCCGAGAACGTCCAGTTCACTGGACATATCTCCCAGGACGAGCTGATCCGCTCCTATCAGAGGGCTATGATCTACTGCCAGCTCTCCATGCGGGAAGGGCTGCCCAATGCCTTATGCGAAGCGATGCTCTGTGAGTGCATTCCTGTGGGCACTGATCGCAATGGCATACCCACAGCCATAGGAGATACTGGCTTCATTGTGCCCTATGGAGAGCCTGTGGCGGCGGCAGAGGCCATCAGAAAAGCCCTGCAGGATCGGGGTGATAGGGGCAGCAGAGCCAGAGAGAGGATAGTCGAGCTATTTCCGGAGAAGAGAAGAGAGGATGGATTGATCAGGACAATGAATGAGTTGATAAAGGCCGGACCGGATGGAGGGCACTGA
- the glmU gene encoding bifunctional sugar-1-phosphate nucleotidylyltransferase/acetyltransferase, with protein sequence MDLRTLAVMDLKGVILAAGEGRRCRPLTQTRSKVMLPVGNRPFMEYVIRALAANDIKEIYVVVGYQKERVMDYFEDGIDFDVNITYIEQNELLGTAHALLKVKPYVDEEFLVVNGDNLIDKRAIAELVMAEGENVILSALRRHSGDYGVLIIDNGLVKEIIEKPGRPCSGILNTGAYKFTPEVFDALKQAPISERGSYELPETIMHMILEGVEVRPQITKGIWADAIFAWDLLNANNLALGMDEPKILGGVEEGAVIKGPVHVGAGSIIRSGSYLVGPISIGEDCDIGPNAVILPSTSVGSSAKIGPLTEVRNSILMNDARIGSSSIVSDSVIGASCTLGDQVVVETGDCVVEIEGLFQRAEFGAIIADDVSAGARVLASPGTVVGTKACIGSGAAIRGMIKRDSRVIC encoded by the coding sequence ATGGATTTAAGGACTCTGGCTGTGATGGATTTGAAGGGAGTTATACTGGCGGCAGGTGAAGGCCGCAGATGCAGACCGCTTACCCAGACCCGATCCAAGGTCATGCTTCCAGTAGGCAACCGGCCTTTTATGGAATATGTTATTCGCGCGCTGGCAGCAAACGATATCAAGGAAATCTATGTGGTGGTAGGCTATCAGAAAGAGAGAGTTATGGACTACTTCGAGGACGGCATAGACTTCGATGTCAATATCACCTACATTGAGCAGAATGAGCTTTTAGGTACGGCCCATGCCCTGCTCAAGGTCAAGCCTTATGTGGACGAGGAGTTCCTGGTGGTGAATGGGGACAACCTCATCGATAAGAGGGCAATTGCCGAGCTGGTCATGGCTGAGGGAGAGAATGTGATACTGTCTGCCCTCCGCCGCCATTCAGGAGATTACGGGGTCCTGATCATTGACAATGGGCTGGTAAAGGAGATAATCGAAAAGCCTGGACGGCCCTGCTCGGGAATCCTGAATACAGGGGCCTACAAATTCACCCCCGAGGTCTTCGATGCCCTCAAACAGGCTCCAATATCAGAACGGGGGTCCTATGAGCTTCCTGAGACCATCATGCATATGATCCTGGAAGGAGTAGAGGTCAGGCCCCAGATAACCAAGGGGATCTGGGCGGATGCCATATTTGCCTGGGACCTGCTCAATGCCAACAACCTGGCCTTGGGAATGGATGAGCCAAAGATCCTGGGCGGCGTGGAGGAGGGGGCAGTGATCAAGGGTCCGGTGCATGTGGGTGCAGGGAGTATAATCCGCTCCGGGTCCTATCTGGTGGGCCCGATCTCTATTGGTGAGGACTGCGATATCGGTCCCAATGCCGTCATCCTTCCCTCCACCTCAGTGGGCAGCTCGGCCAAAATCGGCCCCCTCACAGAGGTTAGAAATAGCATCTTGATGAACGATGCCCGGATCGGTTCGAGCAGCATAGTCTCAGACTCAGTCATCGGGGCAAGCTGCACCCTCGGTGATCAGGTGGTGGTGGAGACGGGCGACTGTGTGGTGGAGATAGAAGGGCTCTTCCAAAGGGCGGAGTTCGGGGCGATCATTGCCGATGATGTCTCAGCCGGAGCCAGGGTCCTGGCAAGCCCAGGTACAGTGGTGGGCACCAAAGCCTGCATCGGATCAGGTGCGGCAATCAGAGGGATGATAAAGAGAGATAGCAGGGTGATCTGCTGA
- a CDS encoding glycosyltransferase family 4 protein, with product MERIGYKNPCDAIRMIVPIWRSDLTFSWFASGHSFAAVLLCKIMGKRSAVVAGGYDVAYEPEIDYGQYTLPKHKRMYADIVLRNADIILSVSEFTRSEVLARVRPKRIQLLYPGIDTDEFRPQGEKEDLVMTVASSSGRVIRLKGLNSFIGAAALLPGVRFLVVGLSEADREELQSKAAENVLLSGYETQEELLAHYQKAKVYCQLSYRESFGMALVEAMACGCAPVVTERGALPEVVGDTGYYVPYDNIRATAEAIEKALSSKRGLKARERVEEKFSLKKREQELRSLLEGLSR from the coding sequence GTGGAGAGGATCGGTTATAAAAATCCCTGCGATGCAATCAGGATGATAGTGCCGATCTGGCGATCAGATCTTACGTTCTCCTGGTTTGCTTCCGGACACTCATTTGCTGCTGTTCTGCTCTGTAAGATCATGGGGAAGAGGTCGGCAGTAGTTGCTGGAGGCTATGATGTGGCCTATGAGCCGGAGATCGACTACGGGCAGTATACCCTGCCCAAGCATAAGAGAATGTATGCAGACATTGTGCTGAGAAATGCGGATATCATTCTTTCTGTATCCGAATTTACCAGATCAGAGGTCCTGGCCAGGGTGAGACCGAAGAGGATTCAACTCCTCTATCCAGGCATTGATACAGACGAATTCCGGCCACAGGGAGAGAAAGAAGACCTGGTGATGACTGTGGCCTCCAGTTCTGGCCGGGTGATAAGGCTCAAGGGCCTGAATTCTTTCATAGGAGCTGCTGCCCTGCTTCCAGGGGTGAGGTTTTTGGTTGTAGGCCTCTCCGAGGCAGACCGAGAAGAGCTGCAATCCAAGGCGGCGGAAAACGTCCTGCTCTCTGGATATGAGACTCAAGAGGAGCTATTGGCCCATTATCAGAAAGCCAAGGTCTACTGTCAGCTCTCTTACCGGGAGTCCTTTGGGATGGCGCTGGTGGAGGCCATGGCCTGCGGATGTGCCCCTGTGGTAACAGAGCGAGGGGCATTGCCGGAGGTTGTAGGTGATACGGGCTATTATGTTCCTTATGACAATATCAGAGCCACTGCAGAGGCGATAGAAAAGGCTTTATCCTCGAAAAGAGGGCTGAAGGCGAGAGAACGGGTGGAAGAGAAGTTCAGCCTCAAAAAGAGAGAGCAAGAATTGCGATCTTTGCTGGAGGGGCTGAGCCGCTGA
- a CDS encoding glycosyltransferase, giving the protein MKVLVIPTTDWIRHPVPNRLNFIFDILAERHEVYVLHFDLKRFRNMEERGTNCRLLGASWIEVFDPSLYYILNFPYHIWKIRRIVKEKGIEVILSTNVLPSLAANLSRKPIVFDYLDHLEESASIYYPGSALGEIVKYVVGQITRFNLRHARSVITVTRELREYLLGVGVKDIAVIPNGVDSRTLQPLSMSESKSSLGLRGTVLGYVGSLEHWVDLEMVIAALPHLNATLLVVGPGLFTDYGEGIKRMAEDLGVAERVVFTGAVPYNELSRYISAMDIGLNPLKMMKKNEYAAGGKVFNYLACGRPVLSSRMVSLERLLGDKIYYYDDVESFIEQVGRIMMMRRATERFRSLAERYDWRVISSDYEKVLLNAALK; this is encoded by the coding sequence ATGAAGGTACTGGTTATTCCCACCACCGACTGGATCAGGCATCCCGTTCCCAACCGTCTGAACTTCATCTTCGATATTCTGGCAGAGAGGCATGAGGTCTATGTACTGCACTTTGATCTGAAGAGGTTTCGCAATATGGAAGAGCGGGGGACGAACTGCCGGCTGTTGGGAGCAAGCTGGATAGAGGTCTTTGATCCCTCCCTCTATTACATCCTGAACTTTCCCTATCATATCTGGAAGATCAGGAGGATAGTGAAAGAAAAAGGGATTGAGGTCATTTTATCCACCAATGTTCTGCCCTCCCTGGCCGCCAACCTCTCCCGAAAGCCAATAGTCTTCGACTATCTCGATCACCTGGAAGAGTCGGCATCGATCTATTATCCTGGCTCTGCCCTGGGGGAGATCGTCAAGTATGTAGTGGGCCAAATCACCAGATTCAACCTCCGCCATGCCCGATCCGTCATAACTGTAACCCGAGAGCTCAGAGAGTATCTGCTGGGGGTGGGGGTCAAGGATATTGCTGTGATACCCAATGGGGTGGACAGCCGCACCCTGCAACCACTGTCCATGTCCGAGTCCAAGAGCTCTCTTGGGCTTAGGGGCACTGTCTTAGGCTATGTCGGCTCTCTGGAGCACTGGGTGGACCTGGAGATGGTGATAGCAGCCCTGCCGCACCTGAATGCCACCCTCCTGGTGGTGGGACCGGGGCTCTTTACCGATTATGGCGAGGGGATAAAGAGGATGGCAGAGGATCTGGGGGTGGCAGAACGAGTGGTATTCACTGGAGCTGTGCCCTATAACGAGCTTTCCAGGTACATCAGCGCCATGGACATCGGCCTGAATCCCCTGAAGATGATGAAGAAGAACGAGTATGCCGCTGGGGGAAAGGTCTTCAACTACCTGGCCTGCGGGCGGCCGGTCCTGTCCAGCCGGATGGTCTCACTGGAGAGGCTGCTTGGGGATAAGATATATTATTATGACGACGTGGAGAGCTTCATCGAGCAGGTGGGGAGGATAATGATGATGAGAAGAGCTACAGAGAGGTTCCGGTCTCTGGCTGAGAGGTATGACTGGAGAGTCATATCCAGTGATTATGAAAAGGTCCTGTTAAATGCAGCATTAAAATAA